A DNA window from Caulobacter mirabilis contains the following coding sequences:
- a CDS encoding UDP-glucuronic acid decarboxylase family protein translates to MAARTVAVTGGAGFIGSHLCDAILESGARVVCIDNFHTGRWENIHHLIDRPGFDVLEHDIAHPLPASLPRFDQIYNFACPASPVHYQSDRVRTALTCAQGAMNVLERAAQDAAAVLHASTSEVYGDPEIHPQSEDYFGNVNPVGPRSCYDEGKRFAETLLTDFAAQADLDVRIIRIFNTYGPRMRPDDGRVVSNFVTQALEGETITVYGDGAQTRSFCFVDDLVRGCLKAMNTPRGLPGPVNLGNPCETTVGELAELIVAMTGSRSEVSYRPLPVDDPRRRRPDIRRARELLGWSPEVPLREGLERTIHYFMGESRRLYAPVGSGAAMAAASPM, encoded by the coding sequence CTGGCCGCCAGGACCGTGGCCGTGACCGGCGGAGCCGGATTCATCGGCTCGCACCTTTGCGACGCCATTCTCGAGAGCGGCGCGCGCGTCGTCTGCATCGACAACTTCCACACCGGGCGCTGGGAGAACATTCATCATCTGATCGATCGGCCGGGCTTCGACGTGCTGGAGCACGACATCGCCCATCCCCTGCCCGCCTCGCTCCCGCGGTTCGACCAGATCTACAACTTCGCCTGCCCCGCTTCGCCGGTGCACTATCAGTCGGATCGGGTGCGGACGGCGCTGACCTGCGCCCAGGGGGCGATGAACGTCCTAGAGCGGGCTGCCCAGGACGCCGCCGCGGTGCTGCACGCCTCGACCTCCGAGGTCTACGGCGATCCCGAGATCCATCCGCAGAGCGAGGACTATTTCGGCAACGTCAATCCGGTGGGTCCGCGCTCCTGCTACGACGAGGGCAAGCGGTTCGCCGAGACCCTGCTGACCGACTTCGCCGCCCAGGCCGACCTCGATGTCCGGATCATCCGGATCTTCAACACCTACGGACCGCGCATGCGCCCGGACGACGGCCGCGTGGTCTCCAACTTCGTGACCCAGGCGCTCGAGGGCGAAACGATCACGGTCTATGGCGACGGCGCTCAGACCCGCTCGTTCTGCTTCGTGGACGACCTGGTCCGCGGCTGCCTGAAGGCCATGAACACGCCGCGCGGCCTGCCCGGGCCGGTCAATCTGGGCAACCCGTGCGAGACCACCGTGGGCGAGCTGGCTGAGCTGATCGTGGCCATGACCGGCTCGCGCTCGGAAGTCAGCTATCGACCGCTGCCGGTCGACGACCCCCGCCGTCGCCGCCCGGACATCCGGCGGGCGCGCGAGCTTCTGGGCTGGTCGCCGGAAGTGCCGCTCCGGGAAGGGCTCGAACGCACCATCCACTACTTCATGGGCGAAAGCCGTCGCCTCTACGCCCCAGTCGGTTCGGGCGCGGCCATGGCGGCGGCCTCGCCCATGTAG
- a CDS encoding Crp/Fnr family transcriptional regulator gives MRKLNKLHALSGSDIDEIHRCSLRRQHYHHDAQICREGERFVCRAVLSGWVAQVRELPDGRRQIFSFLLPGDLIGMRRSSQAHSSLIAMTEVVTADITPLCERVGDGRSSMALQKACGRAEEMEERILLNHIVRLGRQTASQRLAHILLEIGERLAMADQADPCDYTLPITQENLADALGLSLVHINRTIQTLRREQLMHLHGRHVVLLRPERLASLAGFTPIEEQGARSSPRAEPRSWVN, from the coding sequence GTGCGGAAGCTGAACAAGCTTCACGCACTGTCCGGATCAGACATCGATGAGATTCATCGCTGCAGCCTACGGCGGCAGCACTATCATCATGACGCGCAGATCTGTCGCGAGGGCGAACGGTTCGTCTGCAGGGCCGTACTTTCAGGCTGGGTCGCCCAGGTCCGGGAGCTGCCCGACGGGCGCCGGCAGATCTTCTCGTTCCTTCTGCCCGGCGATCTGATCGGCATGCGTCGATCGTCCCAGGCCCATTCCAGCCTGATCGCCATGACCGAGGTCGTGACCGCCGACATCACCCCGCTCTGCGAGCGGGTCGGCGACGGCCGCTCGAGCATGGCGCTGCAGAAGGCATGCGGTCGCGCCGAGGAGATGGAGGAGCGCATCCTCCTGAACCATATCGTCCGGTTGGGACGGCAGACGGCCAGCCAGCGGTTGGCGCACATCCTGCTCGAGATCGGCGAGCGCCTGGCCATGGCCGACCAGGCGGACCCCTGCGACTACACGCTGCCGATCACCCAGGAAAACCTCGCCGACGCGCTCGGACTGAGCCTGGTGCACATCAACCGCACGATCCAGACCCTGCGCCGCGAACAGCTGATGCATCTGCACGGCCGCCATGTCGTGCTGCTTCGCCCCGAACGTCTCGCCTCGCTTGCCGGCTTCACGCCGATCGAGGAGCAGGGCGCCCGCTCGTCGCCGCGCGCCGAACCGAGGAGTTGGGTCAACTGA
- a CDS encoding glycosyltransferase family 2 protein, with amino-acid sequence MTILGWNLADITMTGFVATQALYTLSYASDLYLYTLPVNRADLEEEPPPVGADAPYIVLFMPVLRELEETMRTTLLALSRLDYPAHRYEVVAVPNADDGDMIASLRRLQGEFPFLKMIETPDTRDPSWNIVWQAWNRNPKAYWWHAGKRAGDRNLPPKKTRQLIYAFYTRAQAIEGDFLVNYIDADSAPPPDHFRRGAAGMRHFDVLQAENIAGNLNDSLAASLHAFDHMAWDGRKYAHMSADGRQPYWMLGKGLFFRASDLISLGGFHPWITIEDPEVGMRFWKNGKRLGILKNPLIEEVPLTFGRGITQRKRWVCGFFQSLTAPLDAMEFTFTEKLKAWMNFVPCLMMWVNALGIPFGAWTLWKVSQGTAGMPTWVAWLAAINLVLFTVSMIGIYVHTWNRTKLVLPRTGDRIAYMLRVNPLFVLAWWFVWLIPLAIGFWMYLRDAGLVWERTEKVNANGDLIRADTQRAWRWS; translated from the coding sequence ATGACGATCCTGGGCTGGAACCTTGCCGACATCACCATGACGGGCTTCGTGGCGACGCAGGCGCTCTACACGCTGTCCTACGCCAGCGACCTCTATCTCTACACCCTCCCGGTCAACCGGGCGGACCTGGAGGAGGAGCCGCCGCCTGTCGGGGCGGATGCGCCGTACATCGTGCTGTTCATGCCGGTCTTGCGCGAGCTGGAAGAGACCATGCGGACCACGCTGCTGGCCCTGTCCCGTCTCGACTACCCTGCGCACCGGTACGAGGTGGTCGCCGTGCCGAACGCCGACGACGGCGACATGATCGCCAGCCTGCGGCGACTGCAGGGCGAGTTCCCGTTCCTGAAGATGATCGAGACCCCGGACACCCGCGACCCGTCCTGGAACATTGTCTGGCAGGCTTGGAACCGCAACCCGAAGGCCTACTGGTGGCATGCCGGCAAGCGCGCCGGCGATCGCAATCTGCCCCCGAAGAAGACCCGGCAACTGATCTACGCCTTCTATACCCGGGCCCAGGCGATCGAGGGCGATTTCCTGGTCAACTACATCGACGCCGACAGCGCCCCGCCGCCGGACCATTTCCGTCGCGGCGCAGCCGGCATGCGCCACTTCGACGTCCTGCAGGCCGAGAACATCGCCGGTAACCTGAACGACAGCCTGGCCGCCAGCCTGCACGCCTTCGACCATATGGCCTGGGACGGCCGCAAGTACGCCCACATGTCCGCCGATGGCCGCCAGCCCTATTGGATGCTGGGCAAGGGGCTGTTCTTCCGCGCCTCCGACCTGATCAGCCTGGGCGGCTTCCATCCGTGGATCACCATCGAGGATCCGGAAGTCGGCATGCGCTTCTGGAAGAACGGCAAGCGCCTGGGAATCCTGAAGAACCCGCTGATCGAGGAGGTGCCCCTGACCTTCGGACGCGGCATCACCCAGCGGAAGCGATGGGTCTGCGGCTTCTTCCAGTCCCTGACCGCGCCGCTCGACGCGATGGAGTTCACCTTCACCGAGAAGCTGAAGGCCTGGATGAACTTCGTGCCCTGCCTGATGATGTGGGTGAACGCCCTGGGCATCCCGTTCGGCGCCTGGACGCTGTGGAAGGTGTCCCAGGGGACCGCGGGCATGCCGACCTGGGTGGCCTGGCTGGCGGCGATCAACCTGGTCCTGTTCACCGTCTCGATGATCGGGATCTACGTCCACACCTGGAACCGGACCAAGCTGGTGCTGCCCAGGACCGGCGACCGCATCGCCTACATGCTGCGGGTCAATCCGCTGTTCGTGCTGGCCTGGTGGTTCGTCTGGCTCATCCCGCTGGCCATCGGTTTCTGGATGTACCTGCGCGACGCGGGCCTGGTCTGGGAACGGACCGAGAAGGTCAACGCCAACGGCGACCTGATCCGGGCCGACACCCAGCGCGCCTGGCGGTGGTCGTAG